In Synergistales bacterium, the following proteins share a genomic window:
- a CDS encoding endonuclease: MMAYLGVDPGREKIGWVLADSDGRLICSGILPVRHRQELQRAVRQGNWRRLAPFLAEGGAPEEKECGITCIVVGDGTGSAAIQVLFAGDRRVQTVPEGYSTLEARSLYWRYHPPRGIRRLIPRSLCVPPRPIDDFAALYLVRRHLAMQP; the protein is encoded by the coding sequence ATGATGGCCTATCTCGGGGTTGATCCGGGCAGGGAGAAGATCGGCTGGGTGCTGGCCGACAGCGATGGGCGGCTGATCTGTTCCGGCATTCTCCCCGTGCGTCATCGGCAGGAGCTGCAGCGTGCCGTGAGGCAGGGGAACTGGCGGCGGCTTGCGCCCTTCCTTGCGGAGGGGGGGGCGCCTGAGGAGAAGGAGTGCGGTATCACATGTATCGTGGTGGGCGACGGGACGGGCAGTGCGGCGATACAGGTGCTCTTCGCCGGAGACAGACGGGTGCAGACCGTTCCGGAAGGCTACTCCACGCTGGAAGCCCGTTCCCTCTACTGGCGGTACCATCCGCCGCGGGGGATCCGGCGGCTGATCCCGAGATCGCTCTGTGTTCCTCCCAGACCTATCGACGATTTCGCGGCGCTCTATCTGGTGCGTCGCCATCTTGCAATGCAGCCGTGA